From a single Accipiter gentilis chromosome 8, bAccGen1.1, whole genome shotgun sequence genomic region:
- the CMPK1 gene encoding UMP-CMP kinase, with the protein MKPVVVFVLGGPGAGKGTQCARIVEKYGYTHLSAGDLLRDERKRPGSQYGELIESYIKEGEIVPVEITISLLKRAMDQTMAANSQKNKFLIDGFPRNEDNLQGWNKTMDGKADVSFVLFFDCDNEICIGRCLERGKSSGRSDDNRESLEKRIHTYLQSTKPIIDLYERMGKVRKVDASKSVDEVFEKVVQIFDKEG; encoded by the exons ATGAAGCCCGTCGTCGTCTTTGTCCTCGGCGGGCCCGGGGCGGGCAAGGGGACGCAGTGCGCTCGCATCGTGGAG AAATACGGCTACACGCACCTTTCTGCTGGTGACCTCCTTCGAGATGAACGAAAAAGGCCGGGCTCACAGTATGGAGAACTCATTGAGAGCTACATTAAGGAGGGAGAAATTGTACCGGTTGAAATAACAATCAGCTTGCTGAAGAGG GCTATGGATCAAACAATGGCTGCCAATTCCCAGAAGAACAAGTTCTTGATTGATGGATTTCCCAGGAATGAAGATAATCTTCAAGGCTGGAATAAAACTATGGATGGAAAGGCGGatgtttcttttgttctcttttttgatTGTGACAATGAG ATATGTATTGGCCGCTGTCTTGAAAGAGGCAAGAGCAGTGGTAGGAGCGATGATAATCGGGAGAGTCTGGAAAAGAG AATTCATACGTATCTGCAGTCTACTAAGCCTATAATAGATTTGTATGAGAGAATGGGAAAAGTCAGAAAAGTGGATGCTTCTAAGTCTGTTGATGAA GTTTTTGAAAAAGTTGTACAAATTTTCGACAAAGAAGGCTAA